The genomic window AAGCGGAGCAGATAGTGAACCTCGGCAAGGAGGAGCGCGAGCGTATGCAGAAACGCTTCGCCGAAAACGCCGACACGGTTATAGACTCCATCGTTTCTGAGATAGTGGAGGGCTACCTGTCTAAGAAAAGAGGCGGAATTTAGTGCCATTCTCAAACGGCTCGGCAACGGCCCTCGGCGTCAAGGCGCACGTGCTTCACAGCCAGCTTCTGAAACCCGACGAATACTGGGCGCTGCTGGGGCTGAAATCCACTACGGAGATCGCCTCGTTCCTGAAACAGACGGCGGGCTATAAGGACAAGTTCGAGACGCTCGTTCCTGCGAACGTGCACCGTATCGACCTTGAGAACGCGCTGCGCTCGTCGGTGCTCGCGGAGGCTGAATCGTTCCTTTTCTATCTGCTCGGCGTATGGCGCGAGTTCTTCCTCGACTGGCTCAACTGGCACGAGGCGGAGCAGCTCAAGAGCATATTCCGCTGGATACGCTCGAAGAGGCTCGACCGCGACGAGATGCGCCGCAGGCTCTACCGCGTGCCGTGCTCGAAGCTGCCCTATGAGGCGCTGCTCAACAGCCGCGATTATAAAGAAGCGCTGGACGCGCTGGCAGACACTCAGTACTACGCAGTGCTGCGCGAACCGGTGCGCCGCCTCCTGAACGGCGAAAAATCGCTCTTCTCGCTCGAATTCGCCATCGACAACCTCGTCGAGACGAAGCTCTACGG from Cloacibacillus sp. An23 includes these protein-coding regions:
- a CDS encoding V-type ATPase subunit is translated as MPFSNGSATALGVKAHVLHSQLLKPDEYWALLGLKSTTEIASFLKQTAGYKDKFETLVPANVHRIDLENALRSSVLAEAESFLFYLLGVWREFFLDWLNWHEAEQLKSIFRWIRSKRLDRDEMRRRLYRVPCSKLPYEALLNSRDYKEALDALADTQYYAVLREPVRRLLNGEKSLFSLEFAIDNLVETKLYGDINKLPSQERKILEPLFGERLDLLNLYYFHRCICYYNMTIEETISRMLPVKHKVKPSHLRILAKGATQEERIETMAEYFPAYAKIFSDAMNEDDKELALDMSIDRYIYLKAYSVLKNGVPGFHTSIAYFMLKAYEVADIIRVVEDVRYNYDRNVAIKYLIRPIFNGGERTWQ